One genomic window of Leptotrichia shahii includes the following:
- the opp4B gene encoding oligopeptide ABC transporter permease, whose product MWKTVLRRILVMIPQLFILSVLIFILAKLMPGDPFTGLITPQTDPAALEELRRKAGLLDPWHIQYVRWLKNAVSGNLGMSYTYNVPVKTLIGERAVNTFILSLLSLVLTYCIAIPLGMFAGRYQNSMLDKFVTFYNYVSYAIPTFVLSLIMIWFFGYMLGWFPTTGSVTAGLHTGTFGQILDRIYHIILPAITYALLGTTWIVQYLRNEVIDAKNLDYVKTAKSKGVPENKVYSRHIFRNSILPIAAFFGYSITGLLGGSIFIEKIFSYPGMGGLFVNSIITRDYSVVTALILLFGFLTLLGSLLSDIILSIVDPRIRIE is encoded by the coding sequence ATGTGGAAAACAGTTTTAAGAAGAATACTTGTTATGATACCGCAATTATTCATACTTAGTGTATTAATCTTCATTTTGGCAAAACTTATGCCAGGAGATCCATTTACTGGGCTGATTACACCGCAAACTGATCCTGCGGCACTTGAAGAATTGCGAAGAAAGGCAGGATTACTCGATCCTTGGCATATTCAGTATGTGAGATGGCTAAAAAATGCCGTTTCTGGAAATCTGGGAATGAGCTACACTTATAATGTTCCTGTAAAGACACTTATTGGGGAACGTGCAGTAAATACTTTTATTTTGTCGCTACTTAGCCTTGTTCTGACATATTGCATTGCAATACCGCTTGGAATGTTTGCTGGACGTTATCAGAACTCAATGCTTGACAAATTTGTTACATTTTATAATTATGTGAGCTATGCGATTCCGACTTTTGTGCTTTCGCTTATAATGATCTGGTTTTTTGGATACATGCTTGGATGGTTTCCAACAACTGGATCGGTGACAGCTGGACTTCATACTGGAACTTTTGGTCAAATTCTTGACAGGATTTATCATATAATATTGCCTGCAATTACGTATGCGTTGCTGGGAACAACTTGGATTGTGCAGTATTTGAGAAATGAAGTAATTGATGCTAAGAATCTGGATTATGTAAAAACGGCGAAAAGTAAGGGAGTGCCTGAAAACAAGGTTTATTCTAGACATATTTTCAGAAATTCGATTTTACCAATTGCAGCTTTTTTTGGTTATTCGATAACAGGACTTCTGGGAGGTTCGATTTTTATTGAAAAAATATTCAGTTATCCTGGAATGGGAGGACTGTTTGTAAATTCTATAATAACACGGGATTACAGTGTTGTTACTGCATTAATATTGCTTTTTGGATTTTTAACATTGCTTGGAAGTCTGCTTTCAGATATTATTCTTAGTATTGTTGATCCTAGAATTAGAATAGAGTAG
- a CDS encoding ABC transporter permease — protein sequence MSNNEVLKENNEKTENFEIIKKSGNKPTGISVIAREILKDKLALASLIILVILFGIIFIGSLFANQEEIMKISLLDKYAIPMKEGFWLGSDSGGRSILGQLILGARNSIIIGFAITILTSGIGIFLGLIAGYYGKWVDNVIMRIIDFITILPTLMIIIVFVTIVPKYTITTFVLIMSTFYWVGSARLIRSKALSESKKDYVLASKTMGTKDLTIIFREILPNLSSIIIVELTLAFAGNIGIETGLSFLGFGLPLSTPSLGTLVGYAADPEVLSTKLWIWLPASILILIVMLCINYVGQALNRAADAKQRRG from the coding sequence ATGTCTAACAATGAAGTTTTAAAGGAGAATAATGAAAAAACAGAAAATTTTGAAATTATTAAGAAAAGTGGTAACAAGCCAACTGGAATTAGTGTTATTGCAAGGGAGATACTAAAGGATAAATTAGCACTTGCTTCGCTTATTATTCTTGTAATCCTTTTTGGAATAATTTTTATTGGATCGCTTTTTGCAAATCAAGAGGAAATTATGAAAATAAGCCTTTTAGATAAATATGCCATTCCTATGAAAGAGGGATTTTGGCTAGGCTCTGATTCTGGAGGGCGTTCAATATTGGGACAGCTTATACTAGGAGCGAGAAACTCGATTATTATTGGTTTTGCAATAACTATTTTAACTTCAGGAATTGGAATATTTTTGGGGTTAATAGCAGGATATTATGGAAAATGGGTGGATAATGTAATAATGAGAATTATTGACTTTATCACAATTTTACCGACACTTATGATAATTATTGTATTTGTTACAATTGTTCCAAAATATACAATTACAACTTTTGTTCTTATAATGAGTACATTTTACTGGGTTGGATCAGCACGTCTTATTAGAAGCAAAGCACTTTCTGAAAGTAAAAAAGACTATGTTTTAGCTTCAAAAACTATGGGAACAAAGGATTTGACAATAATTTTCAGAGAAATATTACCTAATTTAAGTTCAATTATAATTGTAGAATTGACATTGGCATTTGCTGGAAATATTGGGATTGAAACAGGGCTTAGCTTTCTGGGATTTGGGTTGCCGCTTTCTACACCGAGTCTTGGGACATTAGTTGGTTATGCAGCAGATCCCGAAGTGCTGTCGACAAAATTGTGGATATGGCTTCCAGCTTCAATATTAATTTTGATTGTGATGCTTTGCATAAATTACGTTGGTCAGGCTTTAAATAGGGCAGCTGATGCAAAACAAAGAAGGGGATAA
- a CDS encoding oligopeptide ABC transporter substrate-binding protein — MKKWKLTIIFLVLMFAMSCSPGKKRSEMPGAKLNLSLFPIKTSNNEPAIEGGTLQVAIVKDDPLVGVFNEVLYTDGYDGNIISTFLSSGIFEVDENFEITDTGAATLKVDAKKKKATIKIKDGIKWSDGQPLTADDVIYAYEVVGNKDYPGVRYTEESQKIVGMKEYHSGSAKNISGIKKIDDKTVEISFSQLGQSIYAVGNGLIGNALPKHYLKDIPIKDLISSDKIRIKPVTLGPYNLTKVSRGESLEFTANPYYYRGKPKINKAILQVVNSQSIVAALKAGKYDYVMSMPDSLYNNYKDLKNIETLGQQDLYYSYLSFKLGHYDKAKGENITDPNAKMADVRLRQALAYGINIEEIAQAFYFGLRQEATSSIPPVFKKYFPKDLKGYPYNPEKAKQLLDEAGYKDVNGDGYREDKNGKPFEIKMAFMAGGDVAEPLAQNYIQSWKKIGIKAVLTSGRLLAFQNFYEKVEGDSKDIDVFFGAWGVGTTLDPTGSAGRKSQLNYSRFVSEENDRLMGEILGEKSLTIPNYKAEAFKNWQKYYIGQAVEVPLMYRYKLTPVNKRLKNVYIGYDAALKDEGIYKWELTAINPMR; from the coding sequence ATGAAAAAATGGAAGTTGACAATAATATTTTTAGTGTTAATGTTTGCAATGTCGTGCAGTCCAGGTAAAAAGAGAAGTGAAATGCCTGGTGCAAAACTTAATTTATCATTATTTCCAATAAAAACGTCAAATAATGAGCCTGCAATAGAAGGTGGAACTTTACAAGTGGCAATAGTAAAGGATGACCCGCTTGTTGGAGTTTTTAATGAAGTGCTTTATACAGATGGTTATGACGGCAATATTATTTCAACATTTTTAAGTTCAGGAATATTTGAAGTTGATGAAAATTTTGAAATAACAGATACAGGAGCCGCCACTCTTAAAGTTGATGCAAAAAAGAAAAAAGCTACAATAAAAATAAAAGATGGAATAAAATGGTCGGATGGACAGCCTTTAACTGCTGATGATGTAATTTATGCCTATGAAGTTGTCGGAAATAAGGATTATCCAGGTGTAAGATATACAGAGGAAAGTCAGAAAATCGTTGGAATGAAGGAATATCATAGCGGAAGTGCCAAAAATATTTCAGGAATAAAAAAAATAGATGATAAAACAGTGGAAATTTCATTCTCGCAGTTAGGACAAAGCATCTATGCAGTTGGAAATGGTTTAATTGGAAATGCATTACCAAAGCATTATTTAAAAGATATTCCAATAAAAGATTTAATTTCATCGGATAAAATTAGGATAAAACCAGTAACATTAGGTCCATATAATCTTACAAAAGTTTCACGTGGAGAAAGCCTGGAATTTACTGCAAATCCATATTATTACAGAGGAAAACCTAAAATTAACAAGGCAATATTGCAAGTGGTAAATTCACAGTCTATAGTAGCAGCATTAAAAGCTGGAAAATATGACTATGTAATGAGTATGCCTGATTCTTTGTATAATAATTATAAAGATTTGAAAAATATAGAAACTTTGGGACAGCAAGATTTGTATTATTCGTATTTGTCATTTAAATTAGGTCATTATGACAAGGCAAAAGGAGAAAATATAACAGATCCAAATGCCAAGATGGCAGATGTGAGATTACGTCAAGCTCTTGCTTATGGTATAAATATTGAAGAAATAGCGCAGGCATTTTATTTTGGATTAAGGCAGGAGGCAACATCATCAATTCCACCTGTTTTCAAAAAATATTTTCCAAAGGACTTGAAGGGGTATCCATATAATCCTGAAAAAGCAAAGCAACTACTGGATGAAGCGGGATATAAGGATGTAAATGGAGATGGATACCGTGAAGATAAAAATGGAAAGCCTTTTGAAATAAAAATGGCATTTATGGCAGGAGGCGACGTGGCAGAGCCGCTTGCTCAAAATTATATTCAAAGCTGGAAAAAAATAGGTATAAAAGCTGTTCTTACATCAGGAAGATTATTAGCTTTTCAAAATTTTTACGAAAAAGTAGAAGGAGATTCTAAAGACATAGATGTCTTTTTTGGAGCATGGGGAGTTGGAACGACTCTAGATCCAACTGGTTCAGCAGGAAGAAAATCTCAACTTAATTATTCACGTTTTGTATCAGAAGAGAACGATAGATTAATGGGAGAAATATTAGGTGAAAAGTCATTAACAATTCCAAATTATAAAGCAGAAGCATTTAAAAACTGGCAAAAATATTATATCGGACAGGCAGTGGAAGTTCCGCTAATGTACAGATATAAACTTACTCCAGTAAATAAACGGCTAAAAAATGTATATATTGGCTATGATGCGGCACTAAAGGATGAAGGAATTTATAAGTGGGAACTTACAGCAATTAATCCAATGAGATAA
- a CDS encoding glycogen/starch/alpha-glucan phosphorylase produces the protein MKINKAELKDNILRELRRQYGKTLEEAHEFELYNAISKVALDYAMEKWYNTKKTYAKKQVKQMYYFSAEFLMGRFMGNNLINLQINDVIRETLNELGVDINKIEDREMDAGLGNGGLGRLAACFLDSLATLSLPGHGYGLRYKYGMFEQKIENGFQMEYPDDWTKYGDPWSIKRMDRVFEVKFGGQIEVHRDEFGKEYFRRVNTETVHAVAYDVPVIGYGNDTVNTLRLWEARSPEGFDLKLFNDQTYLQASAKAVQAEDISRVLYPNDTEKDGKQLRLKQQFFFTSASLQDIIRRYKSVFGNDFSKFADKVAIQLNDTHPVVAIPELMRIFLDKEKLGWDEAWNICKNVFAYTNHTILSEALEKWDISLFQPLLPRAYQIIEEINRRFIAELQEKYPGDWERINKMSIIGNGQVRMAWLAIVGSHKVNGVAALHTEILKNTELKEWNELYPEKFLNKTNGITQRRWLLKANPELAALITELIGDKWITDLYELKKLEQYLDDDNILNRISEIKLHNKERLAKYIKDTTGVEVNPHSIFDIQVKRLHEYKRQLLNVLHIMDLYNRLKENPYLDVEPRTFIFGAKSAAGYRRAKGIIKLINAVAEKVNNDTEINGKIKVVFLENYRVSLAEKIFPSADVSEQISTASKEASGTGNMKFMLNGALTLGTMDGANVEIVEEVGNENAFIFGLSAQEVENYQANGGYNPFDEYNNVEGLKKVVDQLGDGTYDDNHTGIFRELQNSLLYGVDGSRPDVYFLLKDFASYREAQDRLQNQFKDKREWTRKALKNIANAGKFSSDRTIAEYAKEIWNIEPVEIQDYIEE, from the coding sequence ATGAAAATTAATAAAGCTGAATTGAAAGACAATATTCTTAGAGAACTGAGAAGGCAATACGGTAAAACTCTTGAGGAAGCTCATGAATTTGAGCTATATAATGCAATTTCAAAAGTAGCTTTGGATTACGCAATGGAAAAATGGTACAATACTAAAAAGACTTATGCTAAAAAACAGGTAAAGCAAATGTACTACTTTTCAGCAGAATTCCTAATGGGAAGATTTATGGGAAACAACCTAATCAACTTGCAAATCAATGACGTTATTAGAGAAACATTAAATGAATTGGGCGTAGATATTAATAAAATTGAAGATCGTGAAATGGATGCAGGACTTGGAAATGGAGGACTTGGAAGACTTGCAGCCTGCTTTTTAGATTCACTTGCAACATTATCATTACCGGGGCATGGATATGGGCTTAGATACAAATACGGAATGTTTGAGCAAAAAATTGAAAATGGATTCCAGATGGAATATCCAGATGACTGGACAAAATATGGTGACCCTTGGTCAATTAAAAGAATGGACAGAGTATTTGAAGTAAAATTTGGAGGGCAAATCGAAGTTCATCGTGACGAATTTGGAAAAGAATACTTTAGACGTGTAAATACTGAAACAGTTCACGCTGTAGCCTACGATGTTCCTGTTATCGGTTATGGAAATGATACAGTAAATACATTGAGATTGTGGGAAGCAAGATCTCCTGAAGGATTTGACTTAAAATTATTCAATGATCAGACTTATTTACAAGCTTCTGCAAAAGCAGTTCAAGCTGAAGATATTTCAAGAGTACTGTATCCAAATGATACTGAAAAAGATGGAAAACAATTAAGATTAAAACAGCAGTTTTTCTTTACATCAGCTTCATTACAGGACATTATCAGAAGATACAAATCAGTTTTTGGAAATGATTTTTCAAAATTTGCAGACAAAGTGGCAATTCAGCTAAATGATACTCACCCAGTAGTTGCAATTCCTGAATTGATGAGAATTTTCTTGGATAAGGAAAAATTAGGATGGGATGAAGCTTGGAATATATGTAAAAATGTATTTGCTTACACAAACCATACAATCTTGTCAGAAGCATTGGAAAAATGGGATATTTCATTATTCCAGCCATTATTGCCAAGAGCTTACCAAATTATTGAAGAAATTAACAGAAGATTTATCGCAGAATTGCAGGAAAAATACCCTGGAGACTGGGAAAGAATCAATAAAATGTCAATTATTGGAAATGGACAAGTTAGAATGGCATGGCTTGCAATCGTAGGTTCACACAAAGTAAACGGAGTTGCGGCACTTCATACTGAGATTCTTAAAAATACAGAATTAAAAGAATGGAACGAATTGTATCCTGAAAAATTCCTAAATAAAACAAACGGAATTACTCAAAGAAGATGGCTATTAAAAGCAAATCCTGAATTAGCTGCACTAATTACAGAATTAATTGGAGATAAATGGATTACAGACTTATATGAACTGAAAAAATTGGAGCAATACTTGGATGATGACAATATTTTAAACAGAATTTCTGAAATTAAGCTGCATAATAAGGAAAGATTGGCAAAATACATAAAAGATACTACAGGAGTTGAAGTAAATCCTCATTCTATCTTTGATATCCAAGTTAAGAGACTGCACGAATACAAAAGACAATTATTGAATGTACTTCATATTATGGATTTATACAACAGATTAAAAGAAAATCCTTATTTAGATGTTGAACCAAGAACATTTATCTTTGGAGCAAAATCAGCTGCTGGATATAGACGTGCAAAGGGAATTATCAAATTAATCAATGCTGTTGCTGAAAAAGTAAATAACGATACTGAAATTAATGGGAAAATCAAAGTTGTATTCCTTGAAAACTATAGAGTTTCACTTGCTGAAAAGATATTCCCATCGGCAGATGTATCAGAACAAATTTCTACAGCAAGTAAAGAAGCATCTGGAACTGGTAATATGAAATTTATGTTAAACGGTGCATTAACTCTTGGAACAATGGATGGAGCAAATGTGGAAATTGTTGAAGAAGTTGGAAATGAAAATGCTTTCATCTTTGGGCTTTCTGCACAGGAAGTTGAAAATTATCAAGCAAATGGCGGTTATAATCCATTTGATGAATACAATAATGTAGAAGGGCTTAAGAAAGTTGTGGATCAGTTAGGTGACGGAACTTATGATGATAACCATACTGGAATTTTTAGAGAATTACAAAATTCATTGTTATATGGAGTAGATGGTTCAAGACCAGATGTATATTTCCTATTAAAAGATTTTGCATCATACAGGGAAGCACAAGATAGACTTCAAAATCAATTTAAAGATAAAAGGGAATGGACTAGAAAAGCACTTAAAAATATTGCAAATGCAGGAAAATTCAGTTCAGACAGAACTATTGCTGAATATGCCAAAGAAATATGGAATATTGAACCTGTTGAAATTCAAGATTATATAGAAGAATAA
- a CDS encoding chorismate mutase produces MNTNKNLDLGKIREKIDKLDSQLVELLEERLEIVQQVAQFKKQTGKKIFDEEREKEVVKKNLKRVKNKELNHYIELILKDIMDSSKEYQKFKIGISTKYVNDLNLENKKLGYTGVPGSYAYEVLMNILKNNKNLDIDSIEENENIFHFNSHRDLVEAVHTRKIDIGILPIENSIVGEVRDSIDLINTKNIHIIGEVRHKISHNLLGVKGSKIEDIKNIYSHEQAFMQCSQFLSKHEWHLNRMTNTAISGKYIAAEGKKENACIANIKTKEVYGLELLKKNINNEEENYTRFFIISNENVVIDGSDKISIVTSANNESGALIGLLQIFYKYGLNMVNLKSRPRVNKPWEYYFYIDFEGNMASEKVKMALEEMREKSNYLQILGNYKLYNLEIYSN; encoded by the coding sequence ATGAATACAAATAAAAATTTAGATTTAGGTAAAATTCGGGAAAAGATTGATAAATTAGATAGCCAGCTGGTGGAGTTGCTGGAGGAAAGGCTGGAAATTGTACAACAAGTAGCACAATTTAAGAAGCAAACTGGGAAAAAGATCTTTGATGAGGAACGTGAGAAGGAAGTAGTTAAAAAAAATCTAAAAAGAGTGAAAAATAAGGAATTGAATCATTATATTGAACTGATTTTAAAGGATATTATGGATTCAAGTAAAGAATATCAAAAATTTAAAATAGGAATTTCAACTAAATATGTAAATGATCTGAACTTAGAAAATAAAAAGTTAGGATATACTGGTGTCCCAGGATCGTATGCCTATGAGGTTCTTATGAATATTTTGAAAAATAATAAAAATTTAGATATAGACAGTATTGAGGAAAATGAGAATATTTTTCATTTTAACTCACACAGGGATTTGGTGGAAGCGGTGCATACACGAAAAATTGATATCGGGATACTGCCGATAGAAAATTCCATTGTGGGGGAAGTTAGAGATAGCATTGACCTGATTAATACAAAAAATATTCATATAATAGGAGAAGTCAGACATAAAATTTCACATAATCTTTTAGGTGTAAAGGGAAGTAAAATTGAAGATATAAAGAATATTTATTCTCATGAACAGGCTTTTATGCAATGTTCACAATTTTTATCAAAGCACGAATGGCATCTTAACCGCATGACAAATACTGCAATTAGCGGAAAATATATTGCAGCAGAAGGTAAAAAGGAAAATGCCTGTATTGCAAATATAAAGACAAAGGAAGTTTATGGACTTGAACTGCTAAAGAAAAATATTAACAATGAAGAAGAAAACTATACAAGATTTTTTATCATTTCAAATGAAAATGTTGTAATTGACGGAAGTGATAAAATAAGCATTGTAACGAGTGCAAATAATGAATCGGGGGCATTAATCGGATTATTGCAGATTTTTTACAAGTATGGGCTAAATATGGTAAATTTAAAATCACGTCCAAGAGTAAATAAACCTTGGGAATATTATTTTTATATTGATTTTGAAGGAAATATGGCTAGTGAAAAGGTAAAGATGGCACTTGAAGAAATGCGGGAAAAATCAAATTATTTACAAATTTTGGGTAATTATAAACTGTATAATTTGGAAATATATTCAAATTAG
- a CDS encoding pseudouridine synthase codes for MRLDKFLANSGIGTRKEVKEILKKKKISVNGIFVKDGKIHIDEKKDVIKYENEVISYKPFVYIMMNKPAGVISATEDSHHKTVIDLLNNKYRTYDVFPVGRLDIDTEGLILLTNDGILSHNLLSPKKHVDKKYYVKIAKPLSENDVKTLENGIKLGENFVTKKAKIEVISKDSHENGNNQVYITISEGKFHQVKRMFKAVNNEVLYLKRITMGNLLLDQNLKLGEYRELTEEELDKLKF; via the coding sequence ATGAGATTAGATAAGTTTTTGGCAAATTCGGGAATTGGAACGAGAAAAGAAGTTAAGGAAATTTTGAAAAAGAAAAAAATTAGTGTCAATGGTATTTTTGTAAAGGACGGAAAAATTCATATTGATGAAAAAAAAGATGTTATAAAATACGAAAATGAAGTTATCAGTTATAAGCCGTTTGTCTATATTATGATGAATAAACCTGCTGGAGTTATTTCTGCAACGGAGGATAGCCACCATAAAACGGTTATTGACCTGTTAAATAATAAATACAGGACTTATGATGTTTTTCCTGTTGGAAGGCTGGATATTGATACTGAAGGCTTGATTTTACTTACAAATGATGGAATTTTATCGCATAATTTACTTTCGCCTAAAAAGCATGTAGATAAGAAATATTATGTAAAAATCGCTAAACCGCTTAGTGAAAATGATGTGAAAACATTGGAAAATGGAATAAAGCTTGGAGAAAATTTTGTAACGAAAAAGGCAAAGATTGAAGTAATTTCTAAAGATTCGCATGAAAATGGCAATAATCAAGTTTATATAACAATTTCTGAAGGGAAGTTTCATCAAGTAAAGAGAATGTTTAAAGCTGTTAATAATGAAGTTCTTTATTTGAAGCGAATAACAATGGGAAATCTTTTATTAGATCAAAATTTAAAATTGGGAGAATATAGAGAATTGACAGAAGAAGAGCTGGATAAATTAAAATTTTAA
- the aroE gene encoding shikimate dehydrogenase — protein MEKFGLLGEKLGHSYSKEIHEIFFELTGKKASYDMIEREIDEIEELMKNIRDGKFNGINVTIPYKLEVIKYLDEVSETAKKIGAVNTITFRDGKLVGDNSDYFGFLKTLELNGIDVNGKKVLILGTGGASKAIYNGLIDSGAESIFLATIIENDTFKVRNQDRLIHYSSIAGLRNIELIVNCTPVGMYPAVDNCPLEDKNLIDVNAVVDIVYNPEETVLMKKYKIKGTKVANGLMMLISQAIKSEEIWHNEVYGAEIIEKIHKKLSEKLYK, from the coding sequence ATGGAAAAATTTGGATTACTGGGAGAAAAATTAGGACATAGCTATTCAAAGGAAATTCATGAGATTTTTTTTGAGCTGACTGGAAAAAAAGCAAGCTATGACATGATTGAAAGGGAAATTGATGAAATTGAAGAATTGATGAAAAATATAAGAGATGGCAAATTTAATGGAATTAATGTTACAATTCCGTATAAACTGGAAGTTATTAAGTATCTTGATGAAGTGTCAGAAACTGCTAAAAAAATTGGAGCAGTAAATACGATAACTTTTAGAGATGGAAAACTTGTTGGAGATAATTCAGATTATTTTGGTTTCCTTAAAACGTTGGAATTAAATGGAATTGATGTAAATGGTAAAAAAGTGCTTATTTTGGGAACTGGGGGTGCTTCTAAAGCTATTTATAACGGATTAATTGATAGTGGAGCGGAAAGCATTTTTCTTGCAACAATTATAGAAAATGATACTTTTAAAGTGAGAAATCAAGACAGATTAATTCATTATTCATCAATTGCGGGACTTAGAAATATCGAATTAATTGTAAACTGTACACCAGTTGGAATGTATCCTGCAGTTGATAATTGTCCACTTGAGGATAAAAATTTAATTGATGTGAATGCAGTTGTGGATATTGTTTACAATCCTGAAGAAACTGTGCTTATGAAAAAGTATAAAATAAAAGGGACAAAAGTGGCAAACGGGCTTATGATGCTTATTTCACAAGCAATTAAATCTGAAGAAATATGGCATAATGAAGTATACGGAGCAGAAATTATTGAGAAAATCCATAAAAAATTGTCAGAAAAATTATATAAATAA
- a CDS encoding DUF4250 domain-containing protein has protein sequence MINFETKDIMLLYSLVNMKLRDEFLDLDDLANYYGIDKDSLLNRFLKAGYEYSESENQFKRI, from the coding sequence ATGATAAATTTTGAAACTAAAGATATAATGCTGCTTTATAGCCTTGTAAATATGAAATTACGTGATGAATTTTTAGATTTGGATGATTTGGCAAATTATTATGGCATTGATAAAGATAGCTTGTTAAATAGATTTTTAAAAGCTGGATATGAATATTCAGAAAGTGAAAATCAATTTAAGAGAATATAA
- a CDS encoding shikimate kinase — protein MKNIVLIGMPGCGKSTIGYRMSQKINYSFFDADKYLEEKENRIISDIFSKEGEEYFRKLETKYLKDLSKKEQIIISTGGGAVKKKENIDILKQNGIIIFLNRTIEDISKENHENRPLLQNVENLWKLYDERINLYRKYADIIIKNDDDMNVIVERIITTLKGKL, from the coding sequence ATGAAAAATATAGTATTAATTGGAATGCCTGGTTGCGGGAAAAGTACGATTGGGTATCGGATGTCTCAAAAAATTAATTATTCCTTTTTTGATGCTGATAAATATTTGGAAGAAAAGGAAAATAGAATTATTTCAGATATTTTTTCAAAGGAAGGCGAAGAATATTTCAGAAAACTTGAAACGAAATATTTAAAAGACCTTTCTAAAAAAGAACAAATCATTATTTCAACTGGTGGAGGAGCTGTTAAAAAAAAGGAAAATATTGATATTTTGAAACAAAATGGGATCATTATATTTCTTAACAGAACAATTGAAGATATTTCAAAGGAAAACCATGAAAATAGGCCTCTTCTACAAAATGTTGAAAATCTTTGGAAATTGTATGACGAAAGAATAAATTTATATAGAAAATATGCGGATATTATAATAAAAAATGATGATGATATGAATGTAATTGTTGAGAGAATAATTACAACTTTAAAAGGAAAACTTTAG
- the aroQ gene encoding type II 3-dehydroquinate dehydratase, producing MKKIMIINGPNLNFLGIREKNIYGNDDYESICSYIKEKFSDKKVRIDILQSNSEGKIIDFLQSAYFRSFDGIVINPGAYTHYSYAILDAIKSISVPTVEVHLSNIHEREEFRKTSVTAAACIAQIYGKGKDGYVEAIELLLKEKNF from the coding sequence ATGAAAAAAATAATGATTATAAATGGACCTAATCTAAATTTCTTGGGAATCAGGGAAAAAAATATCTATGGAAATGATGATTATGAAAGTATTTGCAGTTATATAAAGGAAAAATTTTCAGATAAAAAAGTGAGAATAGATATTTTACAGTCAAATTCTGAAGGAAAAATTATAGATTTTCTACAATCAGCATATTTTAGAAGTTTTGATGGAATTGTGATAAATCCAGGAGCTTACACTCATTACAGCTATGCAATTCTTGATGCAATAAAATCAATATCTGTTCCAACGGTAGAAGTTCATTTGAGTAATATTCACGAAAGGGAAGAATTTAGAAAAACTTCAGTTACAGCAGCAGCCTGTATTGCTCAAATTTATGGAAAAGGTAAGGATGGATATGTGGAAGCTATTGAGCTTCTTTTAAAAGAAAAAAATTTTTAA
- a CDS encoding HutP family protein, whose amino-acid sequence MEENNKSVEICRLALKMSISSRDEERKLMKEYKEKGIKTAAVNVGGAMPQSRFKFIESALMAAKRNNLIQDVHAHDGAVIGAMREAMSQIEAIINGLSVGGKIGLAREGEHLAVAIFLSVGILQFNEVITSVAHRSVSILDNEK is encoded by the coding sequence ATGGAAGAAAATAATAAAAGTGTAGAAATATGCAGACTAGCATTAAAAATGTCAATTTCTTCACGAGATGAAGAACGTAAGTTAATGAAGGAATATAAGGAAAAAGGAATAAAAACAGCGGCAGTAAATGTCGGTGGAGCAATGCCCCAGTCACGTTTTAAGTTTATAGAGAGTGCATTAATGGCAGCAAAGCGTAATAATCTTATTCAAGATGTGCATGCTCACGATGGGGCAGTAATTGGAGCAATGCGAGAAGCAATGAGTCAAATTGAGGCGATTATAAACGGGCTTAGTGTTGGTGGTAAAATTGGATTGGCAAGAGAAGGAGAACATCTGGCTGTGGCAATATTTTTAAGTGTTGGAATATTACAGTTTAACGAAGTGATAACTTCTGTTGCTCATCGTTCTGTTTCAATACTTGATAATGAAAAATAA